The following nucleotide sequence is from Dethiosulfovibrio faecalis.
TTATGTCCCCCTCTTTCTGAGACCTATGATACAGCAGCCTGTTCTTGACCTTAACCTAGCAACTTACTCGGTGGTCCATTTTTCCGGGTCCACTATACTTTTCTCATCTTTTCAGCGGTTTCACCTTGAAAATAGTGTTTTCTTTGTTGTTGGTGGCTGCTGGAATCGTCATGCTATTCCCCGTTTCCGAACGCCGAGCCTCTTCCGAGGTCAAACGTTTGGGGGCTATCCGTATTCGATCTGGCGTGGAAGGGGAATTTTACGACGTGAATCTTTGGATTGCACTGCCTGTAGCCATATTGACCGGTTTCGCTTCCGGAATGGTCGGCGTGTCGGGAGGTTCTTTTTTGGTCCCTCTGATGGTTTTTGCCTGTGGGATCCCTATGCACACAGCGGTCGGAACGGCGTCGATCTTAATAGCTATAACCTCCTTTATGGGGTTTGCTGGTCATGCTGTTCAAGGCGATTTCAATGCCTCCTGGGCCGTTCCTCTGGCGGTGATCACCGCTCTTGGGGGGATTCTTGGCGGAAGAATGGCATTGAGTGCGAAGCCTAAACATCTTAAAAAACTTTTTGCCTATACGAACTGGCTTGCCGCTTTGTTCATGATCGTCAATGCGCTTCATACGAGAGGATCTATATAGTTTGGGTCGAACCAGAAGAGAGTGTATAATTTACGTAATATTCTAAGGGGAGGCGATACGTTTGCAGTTAAAACCGTTGTCATTTGTCGCTGTTTTTCTCGCGCTCCTGCTGGTTTTGGTCGGTTCGGCTTTCGGCTGTACCAGGGTGACCTACGTCGGTCCGGAGGACACGATCATAACCGGCCGTACCATGGATTGGGGGAGCGATATAGGGAGCAACCTTTGGATTTTTCCCCGAGGCATGGAGAGAGACGGCGCGGCCGGGCCGAATTCGATCGAGTGGAGCTCCCTCTACGGCAGCGTGGTGGCCTCCGCTTTCGACGCCGCTACTGTTGATGGAATGAACGAAAAAGGCTTGGTTGTTAATTTGCTCTATCTGGTGGAGTCGCAATATCCCAGGCCGAAAAAAGGCGATCCCAGAGCCCCCATCTCGATAGCGGCCTGGGCTCAGTACGTTCTGGATAGGTTCGCCACGGTGAAAGAGGCGGTGGAGGCCCTTAGCACCGAGCCATTTTACGTGGTATCCACCATGACCCCGGATGGACACGCCGGAAACGGCCATCTTGCCATATCGGATCCTTCCGGCGACTCGGCCATCTTCGAGTACCTCGAGGGGAAACTCGTGATCCACCACGGCGGAGAATATCGGGTCATGACCAACTCGCCTTCCTTCGACAAACAGCTGGCCCTCTGTGCTTACTGGCAGGAGATCGGCGGATTGACCATGCTCCCCGGGACCAACCGCGCCTCCGACCGATTCGTAAGGGCGGCCTTCTACATCGATGCCATACCCAAAACGTCGAACATAAGGACCGCTTTGGCGGGGGTGCTCGGGGTTATCAGAAACGCGTCGGTTCCCTTGGGAATATCCACCCCCGACAAGCCCAACATTTCCTCGACGTTGTGGCGTACTCTGGCGGATCATAAAAACAGAAGATACTACTTCGACGCAGTTCTCAGCCCGAGTCTGTTCTGGGTGGACCTGGACAAGTTGGACTTGGCGGAGGGGGCTCCGGTCCTTCATCTGCCGCTGAAGGATGTTGCACTGGGAGGCGAGGCCTCCGGTAATTTTGAAACTTCGGCGCCCTTCGAGTTTTTAGAAGCGCAGCCATGAAAAATATGCGGGGATCTTGATCTCGTACCGGGATCCCCGTTTTTTTCTTGAAATACTTAAGCTCCGATCTCTTCCCCTGACGTTCCTCTTGTTCCGTTTACTTCGAGTTCTCTGTCGTCTAAATCCCGATCATGTTTTTTACGTCCTGTGCCGGAGGGGCTCCGAAAAGCCGTTTGTACTCCCGGCTGAACTGTGAGGGGCTTTCGTATCCCACCTGAAACGCCGCCGTCGCTGCGTCCAGACGTTCGGTAAGCATCAACCGTCTCGCCTCGTTCAGCCGGAGCCTCTTCTGGAACTGGAGAGGGCTCATGGCCGTTACGGATCGAAAATGGTGATGAAAGGTGGATTGGCTCATGCCCGATCGGGAGGCCAGTTCGTCCATCTTGATTTGATCCGCGAAGTTTCTCCTTAGCCACTCTATCGTGCTGGCTATGCTGTGGCTGTGGTTTCCCGCCGTGACTATCCGTCTCAATTTGGGGCCTTGTTCACCGACAAGAAGCCGGTAGAATATCTCCCGTTTGACCATCGGGCCCAGCACCGGTAGATCCTCCGGTGATTTAAGCAAGTTCACCAATCGAAGAAAAGCCTCCAGCATGTTCGGAGTCGCCTCGCTGATCTCCATTCCCCTGTCCTGTCTCCTCGAGTTGGCGTGTTTCGAGTCGACCTCCATTATCAGTTGAGCGATAGTTTTTTTATCCAGCTCCAGGGTGAGTCCCAGGTATGGCTTTCCCTCGCTGGCCTCCAGAATCTGGGCTACGACAGGAAGATCCACAGAGGTTATCAAAAAATGTCTGTCGTCGTATATATAGCTTTCCTCTCCCAGAAAGATCCGCTTTCTTCCCTGGGCTATCAGGCATATGCTGGAGTCCATCGTATAGCTCAACGGTTCGGTAGGGGAGTTCCCCCTTATGAGAACCAGTCCGGCGATCTCCGTTTCCAGTCGAGGCCGTGTCCTGGTTCGCCTGTCGATCTCCATGGCTAAAGCCCTCTGTATAGTATCTATCCGATCATCGCAAGATCTCGCCGTATCGCTCATCCTTATTTTGTCCTCCCGTTTTCCCGAGTTCTTTCCGTCAAGATAGAACGCTCCGACCGAGAAATCAAGCTTTTCTCCGCCTTATCGCAGGATCAGGCAAGGAACGGACAGTATCTGTATATCGCCTATCTTTACCCCGGGTGTATAAATCCTTTTTAGAGATGAGACGGATATCACGACGGATCGCCGTTTTGGGCATGGCATATCGTGAGACAGTAGAGGCTTTTAATAGTAAATGGAGGTAGACGCAGATAAGGAGGGCCTGAATATGAACGAGATAGAGGATCTGTTTCCCAGAGGCGGGGAGAACGCCGCTTACGCCAAGTATTTTCTCGGAAAGAGTTATCTGAACATGCTTTCACTGGAGGGCGTGGTCATAGGGAACGTCACCTTCGAGCCAGGTTGCCGCAACAACTGGCACGTTCATCACTCTAAGTCCGGAGGAGGACAAATTCTGCTTTGTACCTCCGGTTACGGCTGGTATCAGGAGTGGGGAAAGCCCGCCAGGAAGCTGGCACCCGGTGATGTGGTGAACATACCGGCAGGCGTCAAGCACTGGCACGGAGCCGCCAAGGACAGCTGGTTCGCCCACGTGGCCGTCGAGGTGCCGGGGGAGGACTGCTCCAACGAATGGCTGGAGATCGTGGACGACGAGCAGTACGGAAAACTGGCCTAAAGGGAGGTACGGCAATATGGGCAAGGTGACCGCGGGAAGAGACGTATTGGGAGATTTCGCCCCTCAGTTTGCGGGATTCAACGACGACGTGCTCTTCGGAGAGGTGTGGTCCAGGGAGGATAAACTGACCCCCAGGGAGAGGAGCATCGTCACCGTGTCGGCTCTTCTGTCCAGCGGAATTTTGGACAGTTCCCTCAAGTTTCATATCCAGAAGGCGAAGGACAACGGTGTGACGAAAGAGGAGATGGTTGAGGTTCTTACCCAGCTGGCCTTCTACGCCGGTTGGCCCAAGGCGTGGGCGGCGTTCCGCATGGCCAAGGAAGTCTACTCCGAGTGATGGATAAAACGTTTTTGGGAATGGAGGTTGAAATCATGAACGAAAAGAAAGCTTTGGTGGCTTTCTTCTCGGCTACCGGCGTTACTGCGAAGATCGCGGAGAAGGTGGCGAAGGTGGTAGAAGGGGACCTTTTCGAGATCGTCCCGGCTGAACCTTACACTAAGGACGATCTGAACTGGCACGACGGTATGAGTCGCAGTTCCCTGGAGATGAACGATCGTTCCTCCAGGCCGGAGATCGCCCACATGGTTGATGGTATGGAGAGGTATGAAACGATTTTTATCGGTTTCCCCATTTGGTGGTACGTAGCTCCGAGGATAATACAGACCTTTTTGGAGAGCTACGATTTTTCCGGTAAGAAGATCTCGCTTTTCGCGACCTCCGGGATGAGCGGGATGGGAGATACGCAGGAGATTCTTCGTTTGTCCTGTCCCGGTGCGGCCACTTGGGGTGCCGGAAGAAGATTTAGTGAGTCTGCCTCGGAGAGCGAGATCAATCGATGGGTAGGCAAGTCGAGTTTCTAAACAAAGGGGGGGATTGCGATGAATAAAATGGCGTTTGTTTTGGTAGAGCTTTTGATGGTGTTTAGCCTTGCGACTTGCGGTAGCGCCTCGTCGTCCAGCCCTTCAACGTCGGAAAACCCTGCCACCGTAGACTCCGCCTCCTCGGAGGCCGGAAAGACGTTGGTAGTCTACTATTCTGCGACCGGAAACACGAAAAGAGTTGCGGGATTTATCGCGACGTCAACGGGTGCGGATCTCTTTGCGTTGAAACCGGCCGATCCCTACACGGAAGACGATCTGAACTATAGAGACAAGGGTAGTAGGGTGTCCAGAGAACATGATAACGAGCATGAAAGGGATGTAGAGCTTCTATCCGTATCTGTCGATGATTGGGATTCCTACGATACCGTGTTCATCGGCTATCCCCTCTGGTGGGGGATCGCAGCGTGGCCGATTGACGGCTTTATAGGAGCGAACGACTTTACCGGAAAAACGGTAATCCCGTTCTGCACTTCCGCCGCTTCCGGTCTGGGAGAGAGCGGCGAGCTCTTGAGAAAAGCCGCCGGAAACGGAAACTGGCTGGAGGGAAGACGTTTCTCCTCCGGGGTGAAAGAAGAAGAGATCCAGGCCTGGATTGAAGGATTGGGCTTGTAGAAAGATTGCTTTGCGAGGTGTTTAGCTATGATTTTTGAAGAGACTTACAGTTTATCCAACGGAGTGAAAATACCCAAACTGGGGTTGGGAACCTGGTTTATCCCCGACGATCAGGCTGCGGAGGCAGTCAGGCGGGCCGTCGAGCTGGGATATCGCCACATGGACACGGCTCAGGCCTACGAGAACGAGGCAGGTGTAGCAGCCGGTGTGAAGAGCTGTGGAATCGAGAGAGAGAAGCTTTTCGTCACCAGCAAGGTGGCGGCCGAGCATAAGACCTATGAGACCGCGGCTTCGTCCATCGACGAGACCCTTTCCAGGATGGGGTTGGATTATCTGGACATGATGATAATCCACAGCCCTCAGCCCTGGTACGAGTTTCGCGACGAAAGGCGGTATTACGAGGAGAACAAGGCCGTCTGGCGTGCCTTGGAGGACGCCTATCGATCCGGCAAGCTGAAGGCCATCGGCGTCTCCAACTTTCTAGTCGACGATCTGGAAAGCCTGCTGGCGGATTGCACCGTGAAGCCCATGGTCAATCAAATATTGGCCCACATCGGCAATACCCCCGAGGAACTGATGGCTTTCTGTGAAAAGAACGATATTTTGGTGGAGGCCTACTCTCCCATCGCTCACGGGGTGGCGCTTTGGAACCGGGAGCTGGTGGCGATGGCGGAAAAATACAGTGCCGCCGTTCCCCAGCTTTGCATCAAATACGTGTTGCAGCTGGGCACTGTCGCCCTTCCCAAGACGGCGAACCCAGCCCACATGGCGGACAACGCCAAGCTGGATTTTACCGTCTCCGACGAGGATATGGGAATCCTGAAGGGACTCGACATGAAGGATTACGGAGAGTTCAGCTTCACCCCTGTGTTCAGCGGCAAATAATAACCTAGGGTTTTAACCGAGGGGCAGCGTTTATAGGGGGTTTCGCTTGGCTGAGCTTAATGCTTTTGTCGAGCGAACTCCTTAGGGTTGAACGAGAAATTCTCCAGTTTTTAAAACTGGAGAATTTCTCGTCCTGTAGCTTTTTGCCGGTTCTCATAGAATTTTTTCACGATGGATAACGTTATTACCTCTTAGCTATCTTTATCTCGAAGTCCAGTCCCTGTAGGATCTCTCTAACGCTGTTTGCGACGATCTTGAGGTCGTTTAGGTTGGGCCTGTCGGATATGTCTCCCATCTTGCCCTTTTGGCTGCCTTCGTCCCATCCGTGGAACTTCCCAGGTGTGTACCATTCGTCCAGGACGAGAAATCCGACGTGCTCGAAGAACTGAGCCATGTATTTCCCGGCAACGTAGCCCTCTTTGATCCCTGTGTGTATGCCGCCGAAGGTGCAGAACACCACACCGAACTTTCCCGGTTTTCTAGGAGCTCCTATGGGCCTTGCTCCTCCTCTGTAACGGTCCATGGTGTTGCCGATGAACTTCTGGACCGGAAGAGGAGGTATCCATCGGTAGGATGGCGCTCCCATGAACACCAAGTCGTAATCGCAAAGCTCGACCTCTAGATTTTCCTCTATCTTCACTTTGTCCACTGGGATGTTCTTGTTCACCAGGACGGTCTCGATGGTGTCGGCCACCTTCTTCGTGTTGCCTCCCGCGCTCCAGTACAGTATCAGGCTTTTCATCCCGCATCACTCCGCTTTCTGTGGTATAAAATTGACATGAGAGGATCTCGACGGATCGGTTCCCTGTCCGATATTCCACCGTAAGATACGCTTATACGATGGGGTTGGCATGCAGCATATTGACGGCGACAGGGATTATTTTGATGTATGTGGAGGCCGCTATGGACGGCGAACTTGTAACTCTCTCCGATATGTCCTTTCCCGTCTCCGTGTTGGAACATGTGAAAATAGGAGGAGGTCCCCTGTTCGAGCCCCATTTTCACGGACATCACCTGCAGCTCTTTCGATTTTTAAGCGGAAGGGCCAGGATCTTCTGCGATCAGAGGGAGTACGAGATGGAATCCTCCGAAGTCCTGATAGTGAACAGGGGAGAACTGCACTATGGAGAGGGGCTTTCGGACGAGCTTCGTTATTTCGTCTTCAGAATCGACATAGATCTGCTGTCGTCCTACGGCATATTCCCCTGCGGGGAGAGGTATCTGAGCCCTTTGAGGAATGGGCTCGTGACCTTTCGACGAAGGCCCGGAGGCGACGGCATAAGGTGGCTTCTGGACTCTGTCGTGGAAAGATGCCGTAGGTGCGACGAGGGCTACGAACTGGGAGTTTTAGGGGGAGTTTTCGGTTTACTGGAGGAACTTTTTCGCTCTTGCGGAGTGATGTCCCTGGTCTCCAGCGACGTGGAAATCCTCATGAGGAAGAGGCAGGCTCTGTCGGCCGTTTTCGAATACGTAGAGAAGAACTATCGAGAGGGCGTCTCTCTGCCCGAGGCTGCCGATATCGCTCATATGTCGGTGGGACACCTCTGTCGTCTGTTCAGGAGAAGTACCGGGAGAACCTTCGTGGACTACGTCAACCGCATGAGGGTGGAGAAGGCGGCCGCTCTCCTGAGCCGGGAAGGTTGCAACGTCACAGAGGCGGCTATGTCCGTAGGGTTCGACGATGTGGGCTATTTCTCCCGTGTCTTTAAGAAATACATGACCCGCTCTCCGAGACAATTTATCGGAGATGACAGGCGTTATTTCCTATAAAGGGACTCCCTGTGAATCGGAAAATAGAAACTGCCCCTTGACAATTCTCCGTAAACCCGTAAAATGCATCGACAATACAGCACGATAAAATTATCCGACGACGAAAGGAGGAATACCCGTGACGGAACGAGCTAAGAACCAGCCGATAGTCTCCATCTCCATCGATAGTTCTTACTCCTATAGCTTTACCGACGGCCAGTGGCGCTATTACGCCAGTGGTCTCAGCTCGCATGGAAATCCGTCATCGGGACCTGCTGCCGTCGGGTAGACCCTCCACAGGAGGGGTATCGCAATAAAGGCAGGCTTAAAGGGCCGGAATCCGGATTTTTCATCCGGGCTCCGGCCCTTTTTTTATTCGATTTTTTAATTATCTGACGGGAGGTCACGAATATGATAGTCGTCCAAATGAACGAACGGAGTTCCAGTCTCGACATAGCCAGGGTCTGCGACCATCAGGAACGCAGAGGAATGCAGATAAGGGTGGTTCCGGGACGCAGGGGCAGCACCATAGTCTGCGAGGGACATTCCGAGACGGACCTGGAGCTTAAAAAACTTCCCTCCGTGAAGGCGGTTTCGCGGACGAACTGTTCCTATCCTCTGGCGAGCCTGGAGGTGTCGGGGCCTCAGGGTCCGGTCCAGATAGGTCGAGGGCTCTCCATAGGCGGCGGCTCCGTGGCGGTCATGGCAGGACCCTGTTCGGTGGAGAGCCGGGAGCAGCTTCTCGAGACCGCCAGAGGCGTGGCCTCCTCCGGGGCCTCTGTGCTCAGGGGAGGGGCCTTCAAGCCCCGTTCGAACCCCTATTCCTTCCAGGGACTGGGCAGTCAGGGAATAGATCTCCTTTTGGAGGCCAGGGAGGATACCGGGCTTCCCATAGTCACGGAGGTCATGTCGCCGGAGGACGTGGAGTGGCTGGCCCCTCAGGTGGACATCCTCCAGGTGGGAACCAGGAGCATGCAGAACTTCCCCTTGCTCAAGGCTTTGGGACGGGTGAACACTCCGGTACTCCTCAAGAGAGGGATGGCCTCCACCGTGGACGAGTGGCTTCAGGCGGCGGAGTACATACTGGCCGGAGGAAACTCCCGGGTGATCCTGTGCGAGAGGGGCATAAGAAGCTTCGACAAGAGTACCAGAAACACCCTGGATCTGAGTATAGTGCCTCTGGTCAAATCCCTGACCCACCTTCCCGTGGTGGTGGACCCGAGCCATGCCACCGGCAAGAGACATCTGGTCGCTCCCATGAGCCTGGCTGCCCTGGCCGCAGGAGCCGACGGCCTCATAGTGGAGGTCCACTCCCGACCTGAGGAGGCCCTCTGCGACGGCCCCCAGTCGCTGGACCTTCCCGCCTTCGACGGGCTGATGAACCGAATCTCCCGGCTGATGGAGGCTTTGGAGCCGGAGGAATCCGAATGGGGCTTGAAGGTCGCCATGTAGGGATCGTCGGACTGGGGCTTATGGGGGGCTCCCTGGCCGGGAGACTCACGTCCTGGGGGCGGTGCGCCTCGGTTGCTGCCTGGGATAGAGATTCCTCCGCCCTGGACCTTGGGGAAACAAGGGGACTCTTCACCTATAGGGCCCCCTCGTTGGAGAGGCTGACGGCACGATCCGAAGTCCTGATTCTGGCGGTCCCGGTGGAGCTCATGGTTCCCGTCTCCCTGTCGGCGGCCCCCTTCGGCGACGGACTGGAGGCGGTGCTGGACCTCTCCAGCGTGAGAGGAGACCTTCACCGGACCCTGGGGCGTATATGGGGCAAAAGGCACCTTGGCTTTCACCTGATGGCCGGCAAGGAGACCGGAGGGGTGGAAAACGCCTCGCCGGACCTGGCGGAGGGGGCCACGATCGCCCTCGTTCCGGGATCCGATGCCGACGATAAGGTGGTGTCCCTGGCGGAGGAGATGGCGGAGATCCTCGGGGCTTCGACCCTCTACATGGATCCGGACGAACACGACGAGACAGTTGCCTGGATCAGCCATCTTCCAATGGTCCTGGCCTCGGCACTGGCTCTCGGAGCCGGGGAGGCCATGGAGCGGCTTCCCGGGATTCCGGAGATGGCTGCTGGTGGTTTCAGGGATACCTCTCGAGTGGCGTCCGGACCTTCCTGGCTGACGGCCTCTGTCCTGGAACACAACGAAAAACTGGTGCCGGCTATTCGCCGGACCGTGAAGATTCTGGAGGCCTTTATCGACGCATCTCCCGAGGAAGCTCTTCGAGGGGCGGCTCGAGCGGCCCGATACAGGGAAGCCGTTTTGGCTGGCCCATCTAAGGAGGAAAAGAGATGACTAGATCCATAAACGGCACGGTAGAGGTGCCTGGAGATAAATCCATATCCCACAGGGTAGGTATACTGGGAGCTCTGTCCAGCCGGGGAATAGAGGTGACCAACTTCTCTTCCGGAGCGGACTGCGCCAGCACTCTGGACTGCGTGGAGAGGCTGGGCTGCTCGGTTGAGCGACAGGGAGACAGAGTGAAGGTCGCCAGAGGAGACGGTATAACCGAGGCGTCCCGTACGCTGGACGCAGGAAACTCCGGCACCACGGCCAGACTGCTCTGCGGCCTGCTGGCCGGGGTGCCAAGTACCTTCTCGGTGCTCACCGGCGACGACAGCCTGCAGCGTCGTCCCATGAGCAGAATCGTAGATCCCCTCAGGGTTCTGGGGGCCAGGATAGACGGTCGGGACGGAGGCAAGAGGCTGCCCCTGTCCATAAGGGGAACCAGGCTGACCGGAGGCCAGTACGTCCTGCCGGTGGCGAGCGCCCAGGTCAAGAGCGCCCTGTTGCTGGCGGGACTCTCCGCCCAGGGCAGCGTGACGGTCGTGGAGCCCCTGCCGACCAGGGACCACACGGAGATAATGCTGGAGCATCTGGGGGTTCCCATAAGGAGGGACGGAGACTCGGTCACGGTGTATCCCTTCGACGACCTTCCCGGAGGATCCTGGAGGGTGCCGGGAGACTTCTCCTCAGCGGCCTTCTGGATCGTGGCGGCCGCTATATGCTCCGACTCGTCGGTCCGGCTCTCCGGAGTGGGATTGAACCCCACCAGGACGGGACTTCTGGAGGTCCTTAGGTCCATGGGGCTGGACTGCTCTGTCGAGAACGAGAGCGCCCAGGGAGGCGAGCCGGTCGGGGACCTGATCGTCAGAAGCTCCTCTCTTCGTTCCGTATCGGTAGGGTCCGACATGGTTCCGTCCATGGTCGACGAACTGCCGGTGTTGGCCGTGGCAGCCACCCAGGCGGAGGGAACCACCGAGATAAGGGGAGCGGGAGAGCTCCGGGTAAAGGAGTGCGACCGCATCGCCGCAGTGGCCGAGGGACTGAGGGCCATGGGAGCTGACATAACCGAGCACGACGACGGCTGGACCATCCCGGGATCCCAGAGGCTCCGCGGTGCCACCGTGGACAGCAGAGGGGATCACCGTATCGCCATGGCCATGGCCGTGGCGGGGCTGGCGGCTGACGGACCGGTGGAGATACTGGGCTCCGACTGCGTCTCCATCTCCTACCCCGAGTTCTTCTCCCAGCTGGAGGAACTCTCCGACGACCTCGTGCCGACGAGAGGCTGACCGGGACCATGGCTATCCGTTTTCTCACAGGAGGCGAGTCCCACGGAAGAGGCCTCGTCACCATCGTAGAGGGACTTCCGTCCGGACTGGAGCTGCCCAGGGATCTGCTGGAGTCCGAGCTGACCAGAAGGCGCAGAGGATGGGGAAGAGGCCCCAGGATGGCCATAGAGAGGGACCGTCTGGAGGTGTGGAGCGGCCTGAGAGACGGAGTGACCACCGGGGCGCCTCTGTCTATCTGTCTGGAGAACACAGAGTGGGAGTCCTGGAGAGGCGCTCTGGATCCCCACAAGGTGGATCCGGAGAAGGCGGAGGATAGGCGAATCGACTGTCCCAGACCGGGCCACTCGGACCTGGTCGGAGGTATCAAGTACGGACACTCGGACATGAGGAACGTGCTGGAGCGCTCCAGCGCCAGGTCCACCGCCGCCTTGACCCTGGCCGGGACCGTCGCCCGGGCTCTTCTCGATAGGCTCGGGATAACAGTCAGGGGTGCGGTCACGTCCATCGGTGGGGTCGCCATAGAGGATCCACTGTCGGAGGAGGAGTGGACCAGGGCGGAGACCTCCGATCTCGGCTGTCCCAGGGAGGCGGACGAGAAAGCCCTGATATCCCGGATCTCCAAGGCTAAGGAGGAGGGAGACTCTCTGGGAGGGACTTTCCTGGTGTCCCTTCGGGGCATGCCCGTAGGGGTCGGGTCCTACGTGGAGTGGGATCGGCGTCTGGACGGCAGGCTGGCCGGGGCGGTTATGTCCATACCTGCCATAAAGGGAGTGGAGATAGGCGGAGGGTTCAACCTTGCGGCGCTCCCCGGCAGTCTGGTTCACGACGAAATCGCCGTCGAGGACGGAGAGATAATCCGCCTATCGAACAGAGCCGGCGGCCTCGAGGGAGGTATGACCAACGGCCAGGACGTTTTGATACGGGCGGCGATGAAGCCCATCCCCACCATGAGAAAGCCTCTGAGGTCGGTGGACCTGGCCAGAGGAGAGAACACAACGGCCCATTTCGAGAGGAGCGATAGCTGCGCGGTTTCCGCCGCCTGCGTAGTGGGAGAGGCCATGGTGGCCTGGGTGGCCGCCTCGGCCCTCACGGAAAGGTTCGGAGGAGACGTTATGGAGGACCTGGAGCGTAGGGTCTCGGAACTCCGTCTGGAGACAGGGAGGGATCGTCGTGGGTAGAGGAGAGTTGGTTTTTCTCGGAGGGTTCATGGGATCCGGAAAGACCTCGGTGGGGCAAAGACTTGCCGAGGCGGTGGGGCTCCCCTTCGTCGACCTGGACAAGGCCATAGAGCTGAGGGCCGGAGCCTCCGTGGCGGAGATATTCGCCTCTCAGGGGGAGGAAGGCTTCCGCAGGCTGGAGGCCCAGTCGCTTAGAGAGATATCGGACCTGGAGCGATGCATAGTAGCCCTGGGCGGCGGTGCCCTGAAGGACCCCAAGGGGCGGGAGCTCATCCGCAAGAAGGGCAGACTTGTTATATTGGACGCCTCGGCGGATACGGTAAAAAACAGGGTGGCGGCCCAGCCGGGACAGAGGCCTCTTCTGAAGATGGAGAACCTTGAGGACCTCTGGGAGAGGCGGCGCCCCCTTTACAGCGACGGCGACCTGAGAGTTGAGACGGATCATCTTAACGTATCTCAGGTGGCGGAGGCGGTCCGGGAGGGGCTATCACTTCCGTTGAGGGGCGACTGCGATCAGAGGATCCTCGGGGACGAGAGGACCGGCCTGGTGGTGGTAGGCCAGGGAGTTCTGTCGAGACTTCCGGAGCTTCTCGGCCGGACCGACACCTACGTGGTGGCCGACTCCATGACGGGACCTCTCTTCGAGCCGGTGGTAGGCCAGACCCGAGGACGTTCGGTGCTTCCAAGAGGCGAGGACGCCAAGACCATGGATGTGGTGGAAGGACTGTATGACGACTTTCTCTCCGTCGGCATGGACCGGGGCGACGTGGTGCTGGCCCTGGGCGGCGGCTGCGTGGGAGACGTGGCAGGATTTGCCGCCGCAACCTGGATGAGGGGCATAGAGCTCGTCCAGTGTCCCACCACCCTTCTGGCCCAGGTGGACAGCTCCATAGGAGGCAAGGTCGGGGTGAACCTGCCTCAGGGCAAGAACCTCGTCGGAGCCTTCCATCGTCCGAAAATAGTCCTTTCCGACGTGAACTGTCTTACCTCCCTTTCCTGGAAGGACTACCGCCAGGGACTGGGAGAGGTGGTCAAATACGGCCTCGGAGAGGACCCCGAGCTTTTCGACCTTCTGGAGAGAAACGTCGAAGGCCTTCTGCGGCGCGACCCCGGTTTGCTGGTGGAGGTTGTGGCCCGGTGTGCCTCCATAAAACTCGACCTGGTTTCCCGGGACGAGAGGGAGCACGACGTCAGGACCAGACTCAACCTGGGACACACTGTGGCCCATGGTCTGGAGGCGGCTTCGGGATACCGCGACTGGAGCCACGGAGACGCCGTGGCCGTAGGAATGGTCGTGGCGACCGAGCTCTCCTGTAGGCTGGGCGAGTGCGACAGACACAGGTTGGA
It contains:
- a CDS encoding bifunctional shikimate kinase/3-dehydroquinate synthase is translated as MGRGELVFLGGFMGSGKTSVGQRLAEAVGLPFVDLDKAIELRAGASVAEIFASQGEEGFRRLEAQSLREISDLERCIVALGGGALKDPKGRELIRKKGRLVILDASADTVKNRVAAQPGQRPLLKMENLEDLWERRRPLYSDGDLRVETDHLNVSQVAEAVREGLSLPLRGDCDQRILGDERTGLVVVGQGVLSRLPELLGRTDTYVVADSMTGPLFEPVVGQTRGRSVLPRGEDAKTMDVVEGLYDDFLSVGMDRGDVVLALGGGCVGDVAGFAAATWMRGIELVQCPTTLLAQVDSSIGGKVGVNLPQGKNLVGAFHRPKIVLSDVNCLTSLSWKDYRQGLGEVVKYGLGEDPELFDLLERNVEGLLRRDPGLLVEVVARCASIKLDLVSRDEREHDVRTRLNLGHTVAHGLEAASGYRDWSHGDAVAVGMVVATELSCRLGECDRHRLDGLNRLLTDLRLPRRPDRPWSDLECHIARDKKFRKGSPRLVLPRSGEVSFVWEGPIEELRRAYDEVYRS